CTGCATATTGTATATGAATATTATTCTCTTGCGCAAATTTCACAAACCAGTTAATACCACCTAGTGTAAAATTCCCATAGGTCATAATTACAAAGATATAAGGGCTTTTTAATGTTACCTTCTTTATAAATTCACGTACAATATTAGGAACTGCAGCATCATAACAAGGAAATATTATCCCAATTTTTTCATCTTCAAAATCAAACTTATCGCCTTTCAAGATTTTAGGTATTGAGTAGAGTTCTCCTCCAAATCTTTTAGCAATATCCAAACTGTTACCAGTAGCAGTGAAATAAAAAATTTTCATAACAAACCTCCATTGATGGGGATTGCAGGTCACGTAATTAGCAATCAAAAACTGTATTATGCCAACAAACCCAAGTAAATTTATTTTTTTAACAAACTTCTATATTTTAATACTTTGATAATTATCGAATTGTTTGCTAAATTTTAAAGACGGCTTTTAGATATAAGATACTAACTTTTTTAGAAATATTTTATTAGTGGTAAAACTATTAAATGATTCTTAAAATATCTTATAAACTCTCTTAAGAATCATTCATGTTATATTGATAGCAGTTTGTTAACTTCTTCAACCAACGCTTCATTCACTTTACAGATCAAAAATTTACCCCTTTTATCTGTACTTATTAAATCAGCATTAACCAATTCTTTAATATGATGTGAAATGGTAGGTGCACCGATATTCAAAGAGTTTATAATATCAGTAACAAAACACTCACCTTGGGCTTCAAAACCAGATTCATTGGCTTCAGCAATTTTTAGATATAACTCAAGTCTATTAGGATTTGATAGTGCCTTAAATATTTTTGCTGCTTGTTGTGAATTTTCTCATTTACTTGTTTGGAAAATAGATAGAATATCCCGAAATCTTTTAGATTTTTGTTCTATGTATGATGAACTTAAAAAATATAATTGTATTTTTGTTAGTAAAAATGAGCAATTTGATACAAGCACGGCAA
The window above is part of the Clostridium saccharoperbutylacetonicum N1-4(HMT) genome. Proteins encoded here:
- a CDS encoding ArsR/SmtB family transcription factor produces the protein MAEANESGFEAQGECFVTDIINSLNIGAPTISHHIKELVNADLISTDKRGKFLICKVNEALVEEVNKLLSI